In Aspergillus fumigatus Af293 chromosome 4, whole genome shotgun sequence, one genomic interval encodes:
- a CDS encoding TauD/TfdA dioxygenase family protein, translating into MPDNSITKMTAKEVQLPSKPANLPHLNYHTPRGVSPLESVRAAGLEYPNYTPFKLPNLTLHPFTDRGHYADPSKSRLLSAATEIIHLTPDIGTEIAGLQLTALTPAQKDDLALLVAERGVVFFRDQDMDVHEQIAFAAYFGELHIHQMAGIIPDLPWVHPIYKDRTAVNGRSHQIWHSDVSYELQPPGLTMLRMDTLPAAGPGGSLAGGDTVWASGYALYESLSPKLRAFLETLEAKHSGLEQAEKALKTNGCLRRDPIETIHPVVRTHPVTKWKTLYVNENFTKEIIGIEKRVSDALLDTLYRTIAEAYEYQVRWKWTPNAVAIWDNRVTFHTGIFDYCMSTPLFYGPC; encoded by the exons ATGCCAGACAACAGTATCACCAAAATGACTGCCAAAGAAGTGCAGCTACCTTCCAAACCGGCCAACCTCCCCCACTTGAACTACCACACCCCCCGGGGTGTCTCCCCCCTGGAGTCTGTCCGTGCGGCAGGCCTAGAGTATCCGAACTACACCCCCTTCAAGCTCCCCAATCTCACCTTGCACCCCTTCACCGACCGCGGACACTATGCCGATCCCTCCAAATCGCgcctcctctccgccgcaACGGAAATCATCCACCTCACGCCGGACATCGGCACCGAGATCGCAGGCCTGCAGCTCACGGCCCTCACTCCGGCCCAAAAAGATGACCTGGCGCTACTAGTCGCCGAGCGGGGCGTTGTTTTCTTCCGAGACCAGGACATGGATGTGCATGAGCAGATCGCTTTCGCGGCGTATTTCGGAGAGCTACACATCCACCAGATGGCGGGTATCATCCCCGATCTCCCCTGGGTGCACCCCATCTACAAGGACCGGACGGCGGTGAATGGCCGCTCGCATCAGATCTGGCATTCTGATGTTAGTTACGAATTGCAGCCGCCTGGTCTGACCATGCTGCGAATGGATACCctgcctgctgctgggcCAGGAGGGAGTCTCGCCGGGGGTGATACGGTCTGGGCGAGTGGGTATGCTTTGTATGAGT CGCTGTCGCCCAAATTGAGGGCATTTCTGGAGACGCTCGAGGCGAAGCATAGCGGGCTGGAGCAAGCGGAGAAGGCGCTCAAGACAAACGGCTGTCTGCGGCGGGATCCGATCGAGACAATT CATCCCGTCGTCCGGACGCACCCCGTCACGAAATGGAAAACGCTCTACGTCAACGAGAACTTTACCAAGGAGATCATCGGTATTGAGAAGAGGGTCAGCGATGCGCTGTTAGATACGCTATATCGCACCATCGCGGAGGCCTATGAGTATCAGGTGCGGTGGAAGTGGACGCCGAACGCCGTGGCCATCTGGGATAATAGGGTGACGTTCCATACAGGGATCTTCGATTATTGTATGTCTACCCCTCTGTTCTATGGCCCGTGCTGA